Below is a genomic region from Vitis riparia cultivar Riparia Gloire de Montpellier isolate 1030 chromosome 5, EGFV_Vit.rip_1.0, whole genome shotgun sequence.
GTGAATTGTGAATATGGTGGATACTTCTCTTGCACAatgaatttcttataaatagGACAAAAGGTAAGTGATTtgcaatttttgtttttttgttttggttttttattattattattattattatcaaaaacaaaatatatattgataatagtAAAGTtcaagggaaggatgagaggtccttcccacaaaatACAAAACCTAATCAAATTAAGGCTAGATTCCTCCACTATACAAGGAAAACTACAGATAAAGGCATGAACAAAATATCTCAGGAACCAAAATCAAACTGTCTCAACGATATTCACCCTTTTTAAATTACAAACCGAAATCCAACAAAGTTAAATAACATTAAGTGGAACTCCTCCAAAAGTGGCAGTACAAGAGGCCTAAAAGGAGGAGTAGAAGTGAAGAAGATCCCATAACATTcgttttgttttgtatttttcctcaaaaatcctaacatTTCTCTCTTGCAACACAATCCATGGTATAGTGAGGCAAGTGATTtgccaaagagtcttgcctctGATTGAATTCCTTAATCCTCTAAATGAGATAATCATCATATCACCAATACTCTtaggaggaacccaatccaaattAGCTACACTGAAGAGCTTATGCCAATCTCCCAATGTTATTAGGCAATGTAGAAAAAGATGGTCAATTGATTTTCTACTTCCTTTGCATAAAATGCCCACTGAGGAGTGAGGATTAAGAGATTTGTAGGTTCTTCTCATCTGTAGCATGTAAtgggtatttaccttcttgcgTACCACTAAACAAGCAAAGGTCTTGacctttgaaggggcttttgattttcaaacaaaattagcTAGAAGGAACGAGATTAGATTTGAGGAATTGGACAagatcatgaaaaaaaaaattattgagaataaaCCAAAGAAAGATAAAGACTAAGCTCTTGAATCTGCGGTAGAAAGAGACAAGTGATTGTAGTAAGTGAAGACATGAATCTTTCAGGAAgtttaatttatgaattaatgAGATTGAGTTGGAAGTTGAAATTCCAAGAAGATGGGTAGGAATTACCAAGGACGACCAAGATGAAGAGATTTCTCACTAAAACAACTCTATACAGTCCAGAAAATTATGAACATAAAGGTTGACCTCCCCACCATAAATCTTCCTAGAATCGGATTCTCTCCCCATTCCCCACCACAAAGTAGTTGTATGGGGAAAAGtcttgaaagacttgtgcaataaccttccaaggacatctatATAAACATCTAGCCATAATGTTGGCATCTCATCCATTAGAATGGGTCCCTTAAATGCTCAAAATTACCTGATGCTAAAGACCACAACTTTCCTTAGGGGATCTCCAAAGCCACTTACCTAAGAGAGCACAATTTCTCAGGGAAATCTTCTTAATCCCCTGACCTCCAAACTCCTTTGGCCTACACACTATGTCCCAATTAATAAGATGGTCTTTCTTCCCCTCCTTGGTCCCTAAccaaaggaaatctctttgcaatttctcaatcTTTAGGCTACTGATGGTTGGATCTTGAAAAGAGAGAGGAAATAGCTAAGGAAGTGAGACAAACATGAATAAATTAAGGTTATCTTCCCCCAtcccaaaagacaaaaaaacctttttccacTTGTCCAACCTCCTCGAAATCCTATCAGTCATTGGGTCTCAAAATCCTATTGTCTTTGGATTCCCTCCTAAAAGATCCTAAGGGAGGACCCAAATAAGACAGTGGTCACTTTAAAACTCTACAGTCAAGTGTCGAGGTTAACCTAGATAACAACTTTTGGCTTTACATTAATATCAAAAAGAGTGTTCTTCTCTAGATTGATTTTCAACCCTGATAATTGCCCAAATATCAAAAGAATCAGCTTAAGGTTTTGTAGAATTTTGGAGAGGCtttagagaagaaaatggtgtcNNNTCTGCAAATTGTAAAAGAgacactctagtcctatccCTACCAACTATGAACCCCTCAAATAAGCCACCTTCCTCCGTTCTAGTCATCATCTTACTGAGGACATCCGTAGCAAtggtaaaaagaaaaggagaaagaaggtCTCATTGGCTTAAACCTTTAGTAGCCTTAACCCAACCTTTagcatttttgtttaattaggACTTCAAATCTTGTTGAAGACTAGCATCCCCTTCACTAAGATATCCATTTTGTGCTAAAACCTTTCATTTCAAGCACGTGATCCAAAAAACCCCAATCCACATGGTTGTAgaccttttcaaaatcaattttgaagaccaCCCTTTCCTAACTCGACctccttttctcatccaccacttcatacGTTGTCAAAACTGCATCCAGAATTTGTCTCCCCTCAATGAAGGCTCCttgagataaataaattatttcattgaGCACTCTTCGTAAGCACCCTAATAAAACCTTagctataattttatataaacctATAATCAAGCTAataggtttgaaatttgaaattttggttgTTTAACTTCTTTTTTGGCACAAGGGCAATGAAAGTGGCATTAATGCTTTGATTTATTATCCCATTACTATGGAACTCTAAAAGCACCCTTAAAAGGTCATCTTTTATCATATCCTAACACTCTTGATACATCGTAATAGTAAAACCATCAAGGCCAAGGGCCTTCTTCTTGTTTAGTTGGAAAACAACAAGGTGCACCTCCTCTTTAGAAAATGGAGGATCTAGCCAAGCAACACTCTCTCTGGATATGGGAGACCACTCTAAACCTTCCATCTTCCAAGAAACACCTGAGGGTTTGGAGTAGAGCTTTCCAAAACAATTCAGTATCTcctctgaaatattttcaaagttgTTTAGAATTACCTCCTCTTATGAAGTCTGGGTTTACAGAGTTGAAAAACCTTTTactatcctttttttcttcttggagTCTAACTCTCTAATATCCCAACTTATCATCTTTATGTAAACCAATGAGAGCCCTCCTAATTATTGAATCTAACCTAATAATGGGCTCCAGAAAAAGGCTTATTCTTCCTTCTAAAATAAACCTTAACTGAAGGACGATTGTCCAATGAGAACCCCTTCTCACTGCCTTTGATAAGTTTGATTTTCATAGACTCCAATACTGAATATAACATTGACCATTTTACTGGGTGAGAGACCCTCTACATGGAAACCTTCCATTGAGGAAGATTCTAGATCTAGGGAAAACCACTAACTAAGAAAAAATGCTCACAAGGGCTGCAGAGTGATGTCCCAAAAAAAGAACAATCTTTTAGCTCTTGGTTATTGACCACTACAGGGAACTCCATACCATCAACAATGGAACACCAACATTAGGGAGAGATGCTAACTAGGTTCATTCTTTTGGTTTACGGCTTGAATGACTAGGCTTGACTCTAAAGGATTCAACAACAAAGGTTGACACCGAACAGAGTGAGTAGTCGAAGCAAAAGAGAGGGGAATAAGATTTGAATAAAAAGCCCCAACTAAGGATTAGCCCTTGATGAAGGTTCTCGAGTTAGAAGGATATAGCTAACTTGGCAAACAATGGTGCAGGAGCCCCTCACCTCCCATAGTCTATTCGGATGCTCAAGGCTTTTCTGAGAAGGGAATATGTTCACCCTAGTTGAAGACCAAGAGTCTTCATCCATTTATTGGAATTGTTTAATATGAAATAACCATACTAGtacttttctaatatatttctgCGCATTTAtctatccaaaaaaagaaataaccaTACTAGTACTACTCTTCGGTTCAGTGCACTTCCTCGAATCCAACCCTCCTCCACCCACTAAGGTCTCCTCCTTAATTGAAGACTTTTGGATGTTTGGATTGCTTTTTCTTGCCAGTGATGAAACTTTGAAACACAGAGGTCAACTCCTCACTCAAATCCTTGCATTGCTTAGAGTTGCCCTTTTGAGTAGGCAACTCTTGTGCACCAGCAACAAGTAGAACCTCCACAGAGCAAAACTTTGTGCCCTAGAATTTTGGGGACGAAGGCTCAAAAAGGGCCTCCCTTTAAAGACTCACAATAGCCAATTACTATTGAGTCGACTTTGCTAACTTATCTTGAAGAAAAAGGCCCAAAGCCACAATCTCTATCTAGGCTTCCTCCACGTCAGGCCTTAACAGAAGAAAGGGCTCTTAGACTATTTGCTGAGGTATTAGTGGGCCTTGAGCTTCCTCCACAACTTGGGCTTCTTTCACGCAATTGGGCTGGCTTACCACGTAATATAACTTACTTACTAGAGCAGCCCAATTAATTTAAAGGCCCATTAAGTTGCATCCGAAAGTCCtgatcctttttaccattgttaccagatttgaaatttgaaaactgGCTGGCATGGAAAGGTTGGAGTTGGTGTTGGAGATGTCTACCATCTTTTCCCAACGACCCCCACGTGGCCTGAAGCGTGGCAACATGTTAGCCCTATGATCTTCCTCAAGCCCCACTTGGCTGACACATCCACCAAAGACTGAAAACTCACTCTTCTTCTCTCCTTGCTACCTGCTTGAGCGTCGGTGACTTCTCCGATGACCATTATCGATGCTGAAAAGGTCTATTCTCCATTTGATACTCTCACATTCGCAGGGATCCCTACTCTTTCCTCCACCTCAACCTTAGTCCAAATCTTCATCAAATCTACTAGCTTTGCAGTTCGCCTGTCGATTTCAAGAATCTTGCCCCAACCTTTTGCCAAGTGAAACAAGTGCTTCTTTGACCACAAATGAAAGGGCAACCCCTTCACCTCAATCCACCCCTTTTGAAACATCCCCGAAATAGTAGTATTTACATTCAAGGCTCCATCTGTATaccttaatttctattttttctctcacCAGAATAAGCCTCTTCTCACGTAAATAATTTGCTATATCACTAGACTCCACAAAGAAGATCCCTTGGTTCTTAGAGAAAGGCATGATGGTAATCACCCCTTTAATTCCCACAACTTTGGGTAACACTCTGTATATTGCAATTCTGCTCACACCTGCCACCAAGGATTCACAAACCATCGCCCCAGCCTACCTTCTCATAAATTCAATACCTTGTTTTCTTGACCCTTCCCCAACCACCACACTAGCGAAACTGCATTTTGGAGGGTTCAAAACTGGCTTAGCCTTCTCAAATTATGCTCTCTTAAAACTCCTGTTCCCCACAATTTGGGAGGGAAATAACATCACAACTGCTATTGCTTCTCCCACTGCCATCCAATCCCTGCTCTTCTGTCCTTATGGAATGACCACAAATGTTGTTTTCCAGCCTGTCATGAACTCAGAGATTCGAAAACATCTTCTGCTAGGATTTACTAACACCTCCAACAAATGAGCTCTGGTTCGTCCTCTGTATTTTCGGTTAAAACCCAGTGACCTTTCCAACTTTGAAGCCTTCTGTAAATGATCCAGCAACCATTCAATCTCTTCTTTCTCAAAACCCACCGAAAATGAAGCTCCTCGACTTCATTCAGACAAAACCAACCATAATCCTCCATTCTCCCCAATGAAATGCAGCTGAAAGGATTTCATTTCCACTAAACAAGTCCTGATACTCATGTTCAGACTGTTTAGCATAAATTAATTAGGGTAAATACACTCAAATTGTGTACATCTTCCTAAGACAAGTTTGGATGGAGAGGAAAACAGATTCTTCAAAATTGTTGAGTAATCAATCTTGATGGTGAAAAATCAGTTTATGAAAAGTCTTTTTTTTGTGATCAAAACCTGTATTGTTGTATGTGATCTGGAATTGCTTAGCTAATATGAACTATAGGAGCCTCGACTAATGCTATATTTGTTCGATTATACAGAGGAATCAACAGGAGTATTAAAAAAGGCTGAAAGTGAATATAAGGGACACCGCTCACTGCTCATGCGAACCAGAAACCTACTAACAACAATGCAACGTCAAGATGTCCTTGACAGGTACAGAAGTAATAATTTATAACCAATTAAATCATCTCTATCTGGAGGACTTCATGCTGATTTTTATTTGGACAGGATCATACTCATTGTTGGCTTTGTCTTGTTCTCTTGTGCTGTTCTCTACGTTGTTTCAAAGCGTATTGGCCTACTCAAGTTGCAAAGAACGGTTACTGCTGCAATAAAGGCCGGGATGGTGAGACAAGCAAACATTGGACGGGATGCTGCCGAAGATGGCATAAAACGTGCTCCTGTCCATGACAATGCAATTCGCAGAGTAGAGGTGCCATTGGAACAACATATGCACGATGAACTTTGAGGTTATTACAGCTTTGTTgcttcacattttccttttgtaTATATAGGAGCTTCCTAAACTCAAATTCCTTGGTTTTTTTTGCGCCATTGATTTTCATGAGCCATGTTGTCAAGTTAAGAGATAATATCATGTCATTCATTTTGTCATGATGAATTTATCCTTTGTTATACTCTTTCTCTACGCCTAGAATAAACTTGAAATGAATGGTCTCAACGTCCATCACATGCTCCACCCTCAACTTTGCATACATCTATGGGTTTCTATACTCCCAGGGATCATTTTGAAAGATAGTTTATAATTTCAAGAGAATTCAATAAGTAGTTCTACCCAGAGGCTGTAGCCTACTCAACttaaaagaatatgaaaagGCTGAAGCATGCCCAATCAATTTGGGATTATGTAAAGGAATTCCCAGCTCCCTTGCTGGAAATCCTGGTAATGTCAGATGATGAGCTTCTCTTCAATTTGAAGGAAATGTTTCTTTTGTTGTAAATGGCCTACCAATTTGAGGAAGGGAAGTTGAATTTTGGTGCTTTCTCATTCACATATGGGGGTTGACAAGGACAGGAGTCAACCATGTCCAAATACATACATATGATTAACTCCATAACCAAAAGATGAGAAACAAAGAAGAATCCTTGATTCACTCCATCACCCCAATGTGACTGCAGAAGGGAAGCTGATGGAGGGCACAGTGAAATCCAAAAGCAGATATGGCTACGCCAAGAGCCAAAAATTTCTTTGGGTTTTTGAATTGAGAAGATAGCCTGCGTTTTGGCCCTTTTTCTGAACTCCAACACAAGTACACTTGCTGTTCTCAATCAAATACTCTGCTGTATCTGTGGCCTTTGCCAATCTTGAAGGCCCTGCATTTCGCCTAGACCTGTCACTACCCATGAACAAGAATATAGAAGGACGATGCAAAAAGGGAATTAGAAGATTTCATATTGCTTatcaaagaaatgaaaagaaactgAGATGACATGAAACTCACCCTAATATTGTGGTGGAGAGACTCCGGCGCTGGCCAACAATAAGCAGATCCACTGAGAATAGCTTGCAGTAATGAAGAATGGTGGTAGCCTTATCACCCTTGCCTTCCATTGCCACCCTTTCAATATGAACACGTACTTTGGGTAAAGCAAACGCACATGCATGCTTCATTGCTTCAAGATGATCCCAGTCCCCTCCTCCTGCTGCGTTCAGTGGAAGAGGCTGCAACCCCCGCAGGTGGGGTTGGCCTTTTGAGGAAGGTGGAAAATGTGCTTCTCCAAGAGTTAGGATTTCCAACCTGGATGAGAATTAGCTCGTCCTTTTCCATCATAGCATGAGAGATAGCATACTGGAGTGCAGCCGCTGATTCACGGGTTGGGTCTGCCACCACCATCaccttcctttttggcacagtTCCACCATTCATGGCCATGAACTGCAGCAGCAATTACTCGCATCTGCCACCAGATCTGCAACCAGTGGCACCGCTTCCAAGCATGGAAGAGGGTTTTGGGATCCAAGGGCAGAACAGCAGGATATGAGGTtgacattttgttttttaatcgAAAAGGATACCCATCAACAAATAGTTAGCTTTCGTTTTGTGATTCACAAGTTTGCTCGTCTTTATATGCTAAATTGAGGGTGTGTCTGTTTTTGGGAGCTTCATCCATAAGACCAGGTCAATGCAAAACAAAAACTGAATGATTTGTTTTGTAAAAGGGCAATTTTCTTCTCAGCTTTAGTGACATGTCATCTAATTTTGTTCTAAATCAGAACATTTATGCATTGCATCTGTTCATGGTGgataatattaaaagaataacaAGTCATGCTCCATTGAATATTTCCATCTAAACAAACAAAATGGCCAAAGTTAAGAACATAATGCATTCTTAAAAAGTGAATAAATAGATATAATACAAAAGGGAATTACAGTTCAATGTTTAACTCACCCCACTGACTAACATGGGAAGATAATGAAACTCATAGGGGAATAAGTAAAATGGCAACCTATTTACTTCCAGACAGTTCCATACTTTGCATGGCTTGGGTAAAACTGCATGCTGCTGCAGAGTATTATGGGAATCCAGAAGAGGAAGCTCAAGACTCAGATCCAATTTACAGTCTGCTTCTACCCATGGTAATCAAAATACCCGTGACCACCAGGTCTCCAGACTGCTATCATTGGTGAAGTTAAGGGCAAGATATGTGTTTCTGTATAGACTCGAGAAAAATCAGATATTATGGAGTGTGATAAAAAGTTTAGCATGAATCTGCATGAGAAAACCAATAAGCAGATGCGCCCACCTGTGAATTATCAACTTTTGGCATTTAATTTCTCTAATAGAATCTTGTTCAAAAGCCCTGGATTTGCTTTTCCTTTTGATGCTTTCATTACCTGAGCATGTGGAAGAACCCTCAGAATAATCTCATTCGAGTACAGAAAGAAGAGTTTAAGCGATGTAACCAGAATAGCAAACTACCATTTAAAATTCAGACAATCTGCATACCTGGCCAGCAAAGTAACCTTGTAGCTTAGTCTTGCCCCCACGATATTGTTCCAGCTGCTTTGGATTCTCAACGAGCACTTTATCTACCATTTTTTCAATCTCAGCAGGATCTACAATctgttatttttaaatcatgtgAGAACCCACCATCTAATTTTCTACTAAGGCTCCAGTGGTTCATGATCATTTTACAACTCATATTCCAGTTGTTAGCATCAACTGCATGAATGATCACCTAATGAAACTAGTTTGACACTCCCTTGGATTTCATTGCTTATGATATTGTTCTTCCAACTTCTAGGTTTGTATTATTAAGATTAGCTGCCATTTCAGCCTCAATATATTAAATCCCCAATTTGAACTCATTTGATGTGAGGAAAAGATCAGGAGAACAAATGTTGCATGGCATTGGATTAAGCTACCCACCATTAATAATTAAATCGGTGAACTATATCATTGagctttttaaaaaatgcaaaataaatgaaaacaacattTTATAGTCTATTTCGTGGATAGCAGGATCCCCAAAACAATACAAGTACACAATTTTCTGTCACATATTGAACAAGTTTAAGAATTGTTATCAACAGAATGCTTGTGCAGAAAACATAAGCACACAACAATGATGAGGTTTTCTTCACACAATTATCAGGATCTGCTTCCATATAAAACCAATGGTGACTTAAGTTCTGTTGCATAGGAACTCACTGGAGCATCCTATTCTAATGGCCATGCTCCACATTTGACATGACCCATCTTTCTGATACCGAATTCATGGAATCGTTGACCAGTAttttaaaaggctattgagGCTTACACCTTGAAGCTCACCTCAAGGCGAGGCTATGCAAAttagccttgaggctatagcctccaTAGAGACtaattgaggcttaagcctcacctAATTGAGGCTTCTAGCCTTGAGGTTATAGCCTCAACGCTATGAGGTTTAAGCCTCAaatattcaaaacattttaatgaGTTTAGGGTCTTTATGGGCTTTTTGTATACATTTGTTAAGAGGTTTTAGCCTCAATATTCATTGGTTGTAACGCTTGTGCTTTTAAGAGGTTTTGgtataaatttgtaaattttgtcTTGCATCCAAGATTAGGgttaaaccttttaaaaaatagggCTTAGTTGACTATTAATTAAACCTTTAAATGGAAATGAAGGGAAGAGATtaggaagaagaaataaaagaatagtTAGTCATTGTAGTGACTGAACTTATCTATaatcattatcttattattgatgGATAAAGGAAAACATATCACTATAATTAatggataaaaaagaaaaatggattgaCATTAACATTGATAAAGAGGATAATAGAACAATTGGATATAATTATGATTCATTAGAGAATCCTACTAGCGATGGTGAGGGtagttttaaagattatttgataaatgcaTGAGAGATACAATAACATACAATTCATTTGATTATTATATATTGGATGGTTTTCttactatttaattttcatgtaattttattagtatttttcttcttttttttcttcttcttattattattttaagtagaGCTTTGtgggatattgtttttggtttagttgatgtgaaatgggtttttccagaaactgtaaaggaggtcttagctagctggaggggctcgtttgtggggaagaaaagaaaaaagatttgggatgccattccgttgtgtattttttggacggtgtggaaggagaggaatagattagcctttaggaGGGGTGTGTTGAACATtcagaaattaaagaatttttttgtctgtaatttgtggagttgggccaaattgtatgtaggtgacgaggcgttctcccttataggcttcctGGAGTGGATAGCATCCACCTAAAGGGAGgtgattctttttgtttttgttttttgaggccttagccgccttgtatactccctgtatactttgtggcgttttgcctttttaatgcatatcctttaattatcaaaaaaaattattttaagtagaGGCTGACACCTTGTTCCACCTTGAGGCCTACACTTGTACTCATTTGGGCAAAACGCCTCAAGACCACctttaaccttttaaaacattgttgttcccagttttttcttttccttcttttctttcaacCGAGGCAATAAAATCCGCACACTATTTATAAagaatctttttctttctttcttttcaattcttttttccttcttcatatGCAAACAGAAATTTCTATGAAGAATCTTGTAATATGAGTTGAATAAAGTTGGTATTCCCAGCCTACCTCCTACAATTTAGCAACCAATAAGAGGCAGAAAATTTCTAGaaataagtataaataaataaaaggaagctTCTTTCAATGAGCTTGATGTGTAGAATTCAGATCGATCAAATACCTATATCATTGTGCCTCAAGTATGTAACATTTATGAGGTTTTCCAAGCTGCCCCAAATGCCAAAAAGCCAATATTGTCATTTATTAACAATTGCTAAGATGAATAGAATACCTTAGGCACTCACCACTTCAGCAAACATCACTCCTTGTTCAACTCAAACCCCTCCAACCCTCAACCCCCCCACCCCAGTTCTTCTGAAGGAACCTAATGATAAGGTAGGGCCAAActtttaaacaaatgaatgcCAAAATAATTGTCATTTCTCCTTTTCAGTCtataatcttttctttttctgttttattCTCCCAAAGTGTCTAATCTCTCAAGCATTAAAAAGGACTAGTTTACTATAAAATGCTAATTGTCTTAATCTTAGCTGGTTTTAGACACGAAGATACAAACCAAAAGAAATCCTAAAACCTAACATGAATGATTCTATATTTAGAGCTAAATTAGTTAAAGGGATGGTTCATAATTATTACAAAGAATCGCATGGGCCAATGaccctttatatatttttccaatAGTAATTCTAGGTATTATTGCATGTAATGTAGGCTCAGCAGTTCTAGAACCATCAATGATTGGTGAACCAGCAAATCCATTTGCAACTCCTTTGGAAATATTACCTGGGTGGTATTTCTCCCCCATATTTTTGCATAGctactttctcttcttttttctcttaaaaaaaagaaagtcatATATAGCTATTTCATGGCATATTTATTTGGaggaaataaatttgagatttgCATTATGACATAGGTTAATACCACACTGCCTTTCAAATGTCCAAATGCAGAGTTGAAGTTcatgaaaatttagaatttagCTTGTTGGACAaagattaatataaattttgttcaATATATATGCATTTGAAATAGCAATAtgtaaataaagtaaaata
It encodes:
- the LOC117915425 gene encoding LOW QUALITY PROTEIN: uncharacterized protein LOC117915425 (The sequence of the model RefSeq protein was modified relative to this genomic sequence to represent the inferred CDS: inserted 2 bases in 1 codon), which codes for MAMNGGTVPKRKVMVVADPTRESAAALQYAISHAMMEKDELILIQVGNPNSWRSTFSTFLKRPTPPAGVAASSTXNAAGGGDWDHLEAMKHACAFALPKVRVHIERVAMEGKGDKATTILHYCKLFSVDLLIVGQRRSLSTTILGSRRNAGPSRLAKATDTAEYLIENSKCTCVGVQKKGQNAGYLLNSKTQRNFWLLA